A stretch of Caenibius tardaugens NBRC 16725 DNA encodes these proteins:
- a CDS encoding helix-turn-helix domain-containing protein: MHDPDNGFAERLREELARRRMSRQALADMARVSLSTLEKALSGSRPFTLATVVRIEEALGTPLRGKTGQEPASAHDLAPEHMGAYSRAAVRWIEQDYLTLRASFDTTGAVYAYRSRIFWDDGAGYLRFIEGERPDGVYAQSGYVSMPTLSGHIYLVTNEAGQHRLMMLGRPTRDARMFGLLSTLQFGAGSQLVPVACPIAFVPAVQLDDVENGLIDTDHAHFSTCKDILDHAMENDFCRWRQ, encoded by the coding sequence ATGCACGATCCCGATAACGGCTTTGCGGAACGACTGCGCGAGGAACTGGCCCGGCGGCGCATGTCGCGTCAGGCGCTGGCCGACATGGCACGCGTCAGCCTGTCAACGCTGGAAAAAGCCCTGTCGGGCAGCCGCCCGTTCACACTCGCCACAGTCGTGCGGATCGAAGAGGCGCTGGGAACGCCCCTGCGCGGAAAGACCGGGCAGGAACCCGCCTCGGCCCACGATCTCGCGCCCGAACACATGGGGGCCTACAGCCGTGCTGCGGTGCGATGGATCGAACAGGATTACCTCACGCTACGGGCCAGTTTCGACACGACGGGGGCGGTTTACGCCTATCGCAGCCGGATATTCTGGGATGACGGTGCGGGCTATCTGCGGTTCATCGAAGGGGAGAGGCCCGATGGCGTCTATGCCCAATCCGGCTATGTCTCCATGCCGACCTTGTCCGGGCATATCTATCTCGTCACCAACGAGGCGGGCCAGCATCGCCTGATGATGCTGGGGCGGCCGACGCGGGACGCACGGATGTTCGGTTTGCTCAGCACGCTGCAATTCGGGGCCGGATCGCAACTGGTGCCGGTTGCCTGCCCGATCGCATTCGTGCCCGCCGTACAACTGGATGATGTGGAGAATGGCCTGATCGACACGGATCATGCGCACTTTTCCACCTGCAAGGACATTCTCGATCACGCCATGGAGAACGATTTCTGCCGCTGGCGGCAATAG
- a CDS encoding thiamine pyrophosphate-dependent enzyme, with the protein MNGRDNTGGTSGSNKPGLTLHIPEPPFRPGDPVDYSYLEIPRPDAIARPDETAAARSMVDLAYGLIRVLDDDNRAVGSWNPHLDDTTLLRMLRTMALQRAFDDRLFRAQRQGKTSFYMKATGEEAVAIGATFALDREDMCFPSYRQQGILFARDYPIVQMINQIYSNRLDPLFGRQLPIMYSARAYGFFTLSGNLTTQYPQAAGWAMASASKGDSRIAATWCGEGSTSEGDFHNGLTFGAVYNAPCIFNVVNNQYAISSYSGFAGSERTTFAARAIGYGIPGLRVDGNDILAVYAATNWAANRARLNLGPTLLELFTYRAEAHSTSDDPSAYRSAQERQEWPLGDPITRLKRHCIDKGIWDIARQEAMDLEVAQEVQAAQKEAEQNGILGHGLHQPDQTMFQDVYEEMPWHLREQSEQAIRERALKWPE; encoded by the coding sequence ATGAACGGGCGGGATAATACTGGCGGCACAAGCGGGTCCAACAAACCCGGCCTCACCCTCCATATCCCCGAGCCGCCATTTCGCCCCGGCGATCCGGTCGATTATTCCTATCTCGAGATTCCCCGCCCCGATGCGATTGCCCGGCCGGATGAAACCGCTGCTGCGCGCAGCATGGTCGATCTTGCCTATGGCCTGATCCGTGTTCTCGATGATGACAATCGCGCCGTCGGCAGCTGGAATCCGCACCTCGACGACACCACCCTGCTGCGTATGCTGCGCACAATGGCGTTGCAGCGTGCCTTCGATGACCGGCTGTTTCGCGCACAACGTCAGGGCAAGACCAGCTTCTACATGAAGGCCACCGGGGAAGAGGCCGTCGCCATCGGTGCGACCTTTGCGCTGGATCGCGAAGACATGTGTTTTCCAAGCTATCGCCAGCAGGGTATCCTGTTCGCGCGCGATTATCCGATCGTGCAAATGATCAACCAGATCTATTCCAACCGGCTCGACCCGCTGTTTGGCCGCCAGTTGCCAATCATGTATTCAGCCCGCGCCTACGGGTTCTTCACGCTGTCGGGCAATCTCACCACGCAATATCCGCAAGCGGCAGGCTGGGCCATGGCCAGTGCGTCCAAAGGGGACAGTCGGATCGCCGCCACATGGTGCGGCGAAGGCTCCACCTCCGAAGGCGATTTTCACAATGGCCTGACATTCGGGGCCGTCTACAACGCCCCGTGCATCTTCAATGTGGTGAACAACCAGTACGCCATCTCCAGCTATTCCGGATTTGCCGGCAGCGAACGGACCACGTTCGCCGCGCGGGCGATCGGCTATGGCATTCCTGGCTTGCGGGTGGATGGCAACGATATCCTTGCGGTCTATGCCGCGACCAACTGGGCGGCCAACCGGGCGCGGCTCAATCTCGGGCCGACCTTGCTGGAACTGTTCACATATCGTGCCGAGGCCCACAGCACATCGGACGATCCCTCCGCCTATCGCAGCGCGCAGGAACGGCAGGAATGGCCGCTGGGCGATCCGATCACGCGGCTGAAACGGCACTGCATCGACAAGGGTATCTGGGATATCGCACGGCAGGAGGCCATGGATCTCGAAGTCGCGCAGGAAGTGCAGGCCGCGCAAAAGGAAGCCGAACAGAACGGCATTCTCGGCCACGGCCTGCATCAGCCGGATCAGACCATGTTTCAGGACGTCTACGAAGAGATGCCCTGGCACCTGCGGGAACAATCCGAACAGGCCATTCGCGAAAGGGCGCTGAAATGGCCGGAATGA
- a CDS encoding alpha-ketoacid dehydrogenase subunit beta, with amino-acid sequence MSMIQALNSALDVMMARDDRVVVLGEDVGYFGGVFRVTAGLQTKFGKQRCFDTPITECGIIGAAIGMAAYGLRPVPEIQFADYIYPGLDQIISEAARIRYRSAADFICPLTIRVPFGGGIFGGQTHSQSPESLFTHVTGIKTVIPSNPHDAKGLLIAAMEDNDPVIFMEPKRCYNGPFDGYYDRPAKSWADHPDADVDEGYFRVPLGQARIVREGGDLTILAYGTMVHVAHKVIDEHGIDGELIDLRSLVPLDIATIEASVRKTGRCLIVHEATRTSGFGAELSALVQERCFYHLEAPIERVTGFDTPYPHSLEWSYFPGPIRIGEALDRLMRE; translated from the coding sequence ATGAGTATGATTCAGGCGCTGAACAGTGCACTGGACGTCATGATGGCGCGCGATGATCGCGTGGTGGTTCTGGGGGAAGATGTCGGATATTTCGGCGGGGTTTTCCGGGTCACGGCGGGGTTGCAGACCAAGTTCGGCAAGCAACGCTGCTTCGACACGCCCATCACCGAATGCGGGATTATCGGTGCGGCGATCGGCATGGCTGCCTATGGCCTCAGGCCCGTGCCCGAAATCCAGTTTGCCGATTACATCTATCCCGGTCTCGACCAGATCATCAGCGAGGCCGCGCGTATCCGTTATCGTTCGGCCGCCGATTTCATCTGTCCGCTCACCATCCGCGTCCCCTTCGGCGGCGGGATATTCGGTGGCCAGACACACAGCCAATCGCCCGAAAGCCTGTTCACCCATGTCACCGGCATCAAAACGGTGATCCCGTCCAACCCGCACGATGCCAAGGGCCTGCTGATCGCCGCCATGGAAGACAACGACCCGGTGATCTTCATGGAACCCAAGCGTTGTTACAACGGCCCGTTCGATGGCTATTATGATCGCCCCGCGAAAAGCTGGGCAGACCATCCGGACGCAGACGTGGACGAAGGCTATTTCCGCGTACCGCTGGGCCAGGCCCGGATCGTGCGCGAAGGCGGCGATCTGACCATACTGGCCTATGGCACCATGGTGCATGTCGCGCACAAGGTGATCGACGAACACGGAATCGACGGCGAACTGATCGATCTGCGCTCGCTCGTGCCGCTCGACATTGCCACGATCGAGGCTTCGGTGCGCAAGACGGGCCGATGCCTGATCGTGCACGAGGCGACCCGCACCAGCGGCTTTGGCGCGGAACTGTCCGCACTGGTACAGGAACGCTGTTTCTATCATCTCGAAGCGCCGATCGAACGCGTAACTGGCTTCGACACGCCTTATCCGCACTCGTTGGAATGGTCGTACTTCCCCGGTCCGATCCGTATCGGCGAAGCCCTCGACCGCCTGATGCGGGAATAG
- a CDS encoding dihydrolipoamide acetyltransferase family protein → MALLPFRLPDIGEGIAEAEVVEWHAAVGDTVAEGQVIVSVMTDKATVEMEAPAAGTLIEQGAAAGTMLAIGATLFVLDVADEDIPTPLDAAATDLAPLAATPAPVAPKAPVAAQPTRPADRPPAARRDRPNRQVLAAPAVRHRARQLGIDLSAVPAVGERVSHEDLDRFILSRQPAAAPVEPLDTPGTTIPVTGLRRQIARRMEEAKRHIPHFTYVDELDVTALEMLRERRSAQYGQRLSVLHFLIAAMCQALRAFPMLNAHYDDSKDVITQFDTIDLGIATQTEKGLLVPVLRHAQNLDVEGIAHAVEDLANRTRNGEVTREDLRGSTITVTSLGKLGGIAATPIINRPEVAIVAPNRIIERLVPCPGGPEVRKLMNMSISCDHRVIDGFIAASFIQEIKRILENPEELERS, encoded by the coding sequence ATGGCCCTGCTACCATTCCGATTGCCCGATATCGGCGAAGGCATCGCGGAAGCGGAAGTGGTCGAATGGCATGCCGCAGTGGGCGATACCGTGGCCGAAGGGCAGGTCATCGTCTCGGTCATGACGGACAAGGCCACTGTGGAGATGGAAGCCCCCGCAGCCGGCACCCTGATCGAACAGGGGGCTGCCGCCGGGACCATGCTTGCCATCGGCGCCACACTCTTCGTGCTGGATGTGGCGGACGAAGACATCCCGACACCCCTGGATGCAGCGGCTACCGATCTGGCGCCCCTGGCTGCAACGCCCGCCCCGGTTGCGCCTAAGGCTCCGGTTGCAGCGCAGCCGACAAGACCAGCAGATCGCCCGCCCGCCGCGCGCAGGGACCGCCCGAACAGGCAGGTTCTGGCCGCCCCCGCTGTGCGCCACCGCGCCAGACAACTGGGCATCGATCTCTCCGCTGTACCTGCTGTGGGCGAGCGGGTCAGCCACGAAGATCTCGATCGCTTCATTCTTTCGCGCCAACCTGCTGCTGCGCCGGTCGAACCGCTGGACACCCCCGGCACGACCATTCCGGTCACCGGCCTGCGTCGTCAGATCGCCCGGCGGATGGAAGAGGCGAAACGCCATATCCCGCACTTCACCTATGTCGATGAACTGGATGTCACGGCGTTGGAAATGCTGCGCGAAAGACGCAGCGCACAATATGGCCAAAGGCTGAGCGTGCTGCATTTTCTGATTGCCGCAATGTGCCAGGCGCTACGCGCATTCCCGATGCTCAACGCGCACTACGATGATAGCAAGGATGTGATCACACAATTCGATACCATCGATCTGGGTATAGCCACGCAAACGGAAAAAGGATTGCTGGTTCCGGTCCTGCGGCATGCGCAGAATCTGGACGTCGAGGGCATCGCCCATGCCGTCGAAGATCTCGCAAACCGCACGCGCAATGGCGAGGTTACAAGGGAAGACTTGCGCGGGTCGACCATTACCGTCACCTCGCTCGGCAAGCTTGGCGGCATTGCGGCGACACCGATTATCAATCGCCCCGAAGTTGCCATTGTGGCCCCGAACCGCATTATCGAACGCCTCGTACCCTGCCCGGGTGGCCCGGAAGTACGGAAACTCATGAACATGTCGATCAGTTGCGACCATCGGGTGATCGACGGCTTTATCGCGGCATCATTTATTCAGGAAATCAAACGAATACTGGAAAATCCGGAAGAATTGGAACGTTCCTGA
- a CDS encoding diguanylate cyclase — MAMPACIFTSSGKIVRLNTIWQKERGYRKESDLALTFDQLLHVADWPSVVPRLHAILAAPQPSDITCRLGTGKWEGRWFQLNIQPLPSPKPGEQHWLCIAMDIDDCKMREAQLEQRIGQQNAMLDASADCIKMLAPDGTLVHMNRTGCQSVGLPKTSILGVPWLPLLPEDVQTEGIEALAIARKGSPARFNGRSVTPDQQCQYWENSLTPMITPDGQLASIVCVSREVTAAYETLQSLKVSEERLSMAARVGGLGIWDYNIVDDRMHCDAAWYHIMGRDPAHPISSIGEFRSFIHPEDVERATEVVQTAAELVAQKADYGIVFRIVRPNGDIRWVRSAACLQTREGVAVRVVGFVIDITDAWRGELALRDANRALAAEKSSLARQTLEDPLTGIANRRHWDSELTRIFLHASETGKAMCVGMIDVDHFKSYNDRNGHLAGDVALQKVAKALHSVARQSDFVARYGGEEFAFVLMNAGDPSRMLDRFMAAIAHLAIPQAESPTGCMTISCGCVVAAPCEKLTPAQLLEASDKALYTAKTAGRNRYIVHTAAMLY, encoded by the coding sequence CTGGCCATGCCAGCCTGCATCTTCACGTCGTCCGGTAAAATTGTCCGGCTGAACACAATCTGGCAGAAAGAAAGAGGATACAGGAAAGAGAGCGATCTTGCGCTGACCTTCGACCAGTTGCTGCACGTTGCGGATTGGCCGTCTGTCGTGCCCAGGCTACATGCCATTCTTGCGGCACCCCAACCGTCAGATATCACCTGTCGGCTGGGCACAGGCAAATGGGAAGGACGCTGGTTTCAGCTCAACATACAGCCGTTGCCATCGCCAAAACCCGGTGAACAGCACTGGCTGTGTATCGCCATGGACATAGACGATTGCAAAATGCGCGAAGCACAGCTCGAACAGCGCATCGGGCAGCAAAACGCCATGCTCGATGCCAGTGCCGACTGCATCAAAATGCTCGCGCCTGACGGCACGCTCGTTCACATGAACAGAACCGGATGCCAATCCGTCGGGCTGCCCAAAACATCCATTCTCGGCGTGCCCTGGCTACCGCTCCTGCCGGAGGATGTCCAAACGGAAGGAATCGAAGCCCTTGCCATAGCCCGCAAGGGATCGCCCGCACGCTTCAACGGACGCAGCGTGACCCCTGATCAGCAGTGCCAGTACTGGGAGAACAGCCTGACACCGATGATCACCCCTGACGGACAACTGGCATCGATCGTTTGCGTATCCCGGGAAGTCACCGCCGCATACGAAACGCTGCAATCCCTGAAAGTCAGCGAAGAGCGCCTGTCCATGGCGGCCCGCGTCGGGGGACTGGGCATCTGGGACTACAACATCGTCGACGACAGGATGCATTGCGATGCGGCCTGGTACCACATCATGGGCCGGGATCCCGCACACCCGATATCGTCCATTGGTGAATTTCGCTCCTTCATCCATCCCGAAGATGTGGAACGGGCCACGGAAGTCGTGCAAACCGCTGCCGAACTTGTCGCACAGAAGGCGGATTACGGGATCGTATTCCGTATCGTCAGACCGAACGGCGATATTCGCTGGGTGCGCTCCGCAGCCTGCCTGCAAACCCGTGAAGGTGTCGCGGTACGCGTGGTCGGCTTTGTGATAGACATTACCGATGCCTGGCGTGGAGAGCTCGCGCTGCGCGATGCGAACCGCGCCCTTGCTGCGGAAAAATCCTCTCTCGCGCGGCAGACACTGGAAGATCCGCTGACCGGTATCGCCAATCGGAGGCACTGGGACAGCGAATTGACCCGCATCTTTTTGCATGCCAGCGAAACTGGCAAGGCAATGTGTGTGGGCATGATCGATGTCGACCATTTCAAATCCTACAATGATCGGAACGGTCATCTGGCGGGCGACGTGGCTCTTCAAAAGGTCGCGAAAGCCTTGCATTCCGTGGCGCGCCAATCAGACTTCGTGGCGCGCTATGGCGGGGAAGAATTCGCGTTCGTCCTGATGAATGCAGGGGATCCTTCCAGAATGCTGGACAGATTCATGGCTGCCATTGCCCATCTGGCGATCCCGCAAGCGGAATCCCCAACCGGCTGCATGACAATCAGTTGTGGTTGCGTGGTCGCCGCCCCGTGCGAGAAACTAACCCCAGCACAACTTCTCGAAGCAAGCGACAAAGCCCTTTATACCGCGAAGACTGCGGGCCGAAATCGTTACATCGTGCATACTGCAGCAATGCTTTACTAG
- a CDS encoding Ig-like domain-containing protein has translation MPAEIFDKSSKITNTVPLDSIDLNRPSIVRLHMSRAEVAVFERVGLDLIIRLHSGKTIRIIDFYEPSHDGQTNELVFEEPDGSTWLVHPEHTSGIYEQVDWLELIQSATESERGISGVIFPALGLLGAAGAVAGLAGGGSGDDNNNGGPGDGDSDADSDSDSDADADADADADADADADADADADADADADADADADADSDSDSDTEAPLPPSAQLDQQTGGTITGRGEPGAEIIIYGPDGTTIIGSGTADPVDGSFEITIDPPLTNGEDITVTQTDQAGNESEPTPLEAPDLTDPAAPSADVDDATGATVTGVAEPGATVTVYAPDGTTVLGTGTADPGTGAYTVTIPAQTNGEDLLVTQTDGGGNESPPSTATAPDLTDPAAINAELDNDTGSSASDGVTNDGTVVLTSVLEPSATWQYTTNGGATWNPGSGSSVLLPEGVYADGAVGVRQVDEAGNEGTPTFLGPITVDLTDPAAINAELDNDTGSSASDGVTNDGTVVLTSSLESGASWQYTTNGGTSWNPGSGSSVLLPEGVYADGAVGVRQVDEAGNEGTPTFLGPITVDLTDPAAINAELDNDTGSSASDGVTNDGTVVLTSVLESGASWQYTTNGGTSWNPGSGSSVLLPEGVYADGAVGVRQVDEAGNEGTPTFLGPITVDLTDPAAINAELDNDTGSSASDGVTNDGTVVLTSVLEPGATWQYTTNGGTSWNPGSGSSVLLPERVRG, from the coding sequence ATGCCAGCAGAGATCTTCGATAAATCCAGCAAAATAACCAATACCGTTCCATTGGATTCAATCGATCTCAACCGGCCAAGTATAGTACGTTTGCACATGAGCCGTGCCGAAGTGGCTGTTTTCGAACGCGTCGGGTTGGACCTGATAATCCGGCTCCACTCGGGAAAAACGATCCGCATCATCGATTTCTACGAGCCGTCGCACGATGGCCAAACCAATGAACTCGTATTCGAAGAACCAGATGGCAGCACCTGGCTGGTTCACCCAGAACATACGTCCGGGATATATGAACAGGTTGATTGGCTTGAACTCATCCAAAGCGCCACCGAATCCGAGCGCGGCATATCAGGCGTTATTTTCCCCGCCCTAGGGTTACTCGGTGCCGCAGGGGCTGTTGCGGGCCTCGCAGGCGGCGGTTCCGGCGATGACAACAACAACGGCGGACCGGGTGATGGCGATTCCGACGCTGATTCTGATTCAGATTCTGATGCGGATGCTGATGCCGATGCGGATGCTGATGCTGATGCTGATGCCGATGCTGATGCCGATGCGGATGCCGATGCGGATGCGGATGCCGATGCGGATGCCGATGCCGACTCCGATTCCGATTCCGACACCGAAGCACCACTCCCCCCCTCTGCGCAACTGGATCAGCAAACCGGTGGCACAATCACCGGCAGGGGCGAGCCCGGTGCCGAAATCATAATCTACGGGCCGGATGGAACCACCATCATCGGAAGCGGCACGGCGGATCCGGTAGATGGTAGTTTCGAAATCACGATCGACCCGCCTCTGACCAACGGGGAAGATATCACGGTCACCCAGACCGATCAGGCGGGTAATGAATCCGAACCGACGCCTCTCGAAGCCCCCGATCTCACCGATCCGGCTGCTCCCAGCGCCGATGTCGACGATGCCACAGGCGCGACCGTCACCGGTGTGGCCGAACCCGGCGCCACCGTCACCGTCTATGCCCCCGATGGCACCACCGTGCTCGGCACAGGCACCGCCGATCCGGGCACCGGTGCCTATACCGTCACCATTCCGGCGCAGACCAATGGCGAGGACCTGCTCGTCACCCAGACCGATGGCGGGGGCAACGAGTCCCCACCGTCTACCGCCACCGCGCCCGATCTTACCGATCCGGCTGCCATCAATGCCGAACTCGACAACGATACCGGCAGTTCGGCCAGCGACGGTGTGACCAATGATGGCACGGTCGTGCTTACCTCGGTGCTCGAACCCAGCGCGACATGGCAATATACCACCAATGGCGGCGCCACATGGAACCCGGGCAGTGGCAGCAGCGTCCTGCTGCCCGAGGGCGTCTATGCCGATGGCGCGGTCGGCGTGCGCCAGGTCGATGAGGCCGGCAACGAAGGCACCCCCACTTTCCTCGGCCCGATCACCGTCGATCTTACCGATCCGGCTGCCATCAATGCCGAACTCGACAACGATACCGGCAGTTCGGCCAGCGACGGTGTGACCAATGACGGCACGGTCGTGCTCACCTCGTCGCTCGAATCTGGGGCGAGCTGGCAATATACCACCAATGGCGGCACCTCATGGAACCCGGGCAGTGGCAGCAGCGTTCTGCTGCCCGAGGGCGTCTATGCCGATGGCGCGGTTGGCGTGCGCCAGGTCGATGAGGCCGGCAACGAAGGCACCCCCACATTCCTCGGCCCGATTACGGTCGATCTTACCGATCCCGCCGCCATCAATGCCGAACTCGACAACGATACCGGCAGTTCGGCCAGCGACGGTGTGACCAATGACGGCACGGTCGTACTCACCTCGGTGCTCGAATCTGGGGCGAGCTGGCAATATACCACCAATGGCGGCACCTCATGGAACCCGGGCAGTGGCAGCAGCGTTCTGCTGCCCGAGGGCGTCTATGCCGATGGCGCAGTTGGCGTGCGCCAGGTCGATGAGGCCGGCAACGAAGGCACCCCCACATTCCTCGGCCCGATTACGGTCGATCTTACCGATCCCGCCGCCATCAATGCCGAACTCGACAACGATACCGGCAGTTCGGCCAGCGACGGTGTGACCAACGACGGCACGGTCGTGCTCACCTCGGTGCTCGAACCCGGCGCGACATGGCAATATACCACCAATGGCGGCACCTCATGGAACCCGGGCAGTGGCAGCAGCGTCCTGCTGCCCGAGCGGGTACGCGGGTAA
- a CDS encoding TolC family protein encodes MEPGQWQQRPAARAGTRVSRAELLLAVDGLIRDTSYAMIEIQRDNALIEVAEEQLASILAINTLVEHRYRLGAATKSDALQARARVQAADATIQEIEAERRRWNSNLAYMLGQPTPPDIAPSASPVLNDACAGGEPDWSHVPAVMQARGARDIAEAELDHSKAERLPTITIGAGGGTDLHDPFSGHAEYNFGINISSDLYSGGAKRARARSARFALGAADAAEAKTRLEVSRLLAEAERQISSLTDVIGTLQARQASMRETGKLYRLQYLDMGTRTLVDLLNAEQELHQVRFEMVNTTHDIRRLQADCLYQTGVQRAVYGLSGSSVRGVTL; translated from the coding sequence ATGGAACCCGGGCAGTGGCAGCAGCGTCCTGCTGCCCGAGCGGGTACGCGGGTAAGCCGGGCAGAGCTTCTTCTGGCAGTGGACGGCCTGATCCGCGACACCAGCTATGCGATGATCGAGATCCAGCGCGACAACGCCCTGATCGAAGTGGCGGAAGAGCAACTGGCCAGCATACTTGCCATCAACACGCTGGTGGAACATCGCTATCGCCTTGGTGCGGCGACCAAATCGGATGCCTTGCAAGCGCGGGCCCGGGTACAGGCGGCCGACGCCACAATCCAGGAAATCGAGGCGGAGCGGCGACGCTGGAACAGCAATCTCGCCTATATGCTTGGCCAGCCCACACCGCCTGACATTGCCCCGTCAGCCTCTCCTGTCCTGAACGATGCCTGCGCCGGGGGGGAGCCGGACTGGTCGCATGTTCCTGCCGTCATGCAGGCGCGGGGGGCACGCGATATCGCCGAAGCGGAACTTGACCACAGCAAGGCCGAACGGTTGCCGACCATCACGATCGGTGCGGGTGGCGGCACGGATTTACACGATCCGTTTTCCGGCCATGCCGAGTACAACTTCGGCATCAATATCTCGAGCGACCTCTACAGTGGCGGCGCAAAACGCGCGCGCGCGCGCAGTGCCCGTTTTGCACTGGGCGCCGCCGATGCCGCCGAAGCGAAAACCCGCCTGGAAGTGAGCCGCCTGCTGGCCGAAGCAGAGCGGCAGATCAGCAGCCTGACCGACGTGATCGGCACGTTGCAAGCGCGGCAGGCAAGCATGCGCGAAACGGGAAAACTTTATCGCCTGCAATACCTCGACATGGGCACGCGCACATTGGTCGATCTTCTCAACGCAGAACAGGAACTCCATCAGGTGCGGTTCGAAATGGTCAACACCACGCATGATATTCGCAGGCTTCAGGCGGATTGCCTGTACCAGACCGGCGTTCAGCGCGCGGTGTACGGGCTGAGCGGATCATCGGTACGGGGGGTGACGTTATGA